In a genomic window of Methanobrevibacter oralis:
- a CDS encoding adenosylhomocysteinase produces MSKVKDMSLAGEGVRKIEWVQKHMPVLEHIKKEYEETQPFKGLTIGSCLHLEPKTINLGLTLQAGGAEVAMTGCNPLSTHDDAVAGGVDLGLNIYGWREQDDEEYYQTINMVLDHKPDIIIDDGADMIMVLHNERTDVLKHIMGACEETTTGVHRLESMHKDGALKFPVVAVNDAYTKYLFDNRYGTGQSSFDAIMGTTNMIIAGKSVVICGYGWCGRGLALRAAGLGANVIVTEVDPIRALEARMDGYRVMTIRQAVKEADLIITVTGNADIINGDDFKYMKDGCMLANAGHFNVEINRPDLEAQSTSVKEVRESIEEFTLKDGKKIYLLADGRLVNLSAARGQGHPAEIMDMSFAVQALSAKFILNNDLPVGVIKAPDEIDYNVASLKLKAMGIEIDTLTDRQKEYMSNWQEGT; encoded by the coding sequence ATGAGCAAAGTTAAAGATATGTCTCTTGCAGGTGAAGGAGTAAGAAAAATTGAATGGGTTCAAAAACACATGCCTGTTTTAGAACACATCAAAAAAGAATATGAAGAAACTCAACCATTTAAAGGTCTTACTATTGGGTCTTGTTTACACTTAGAACCTAAAACTATTAATTTAGGTTTAACATTACAAGCAGGGGGTGCTGAAGTAGCTATGACTGGTTGTAATCCGTTATCTACTCATGATGATGCAGTAGCTGGAGGAGTTGATTTAGGTTTGAACATTTATGGTTGGAGGGAGCAAGATGATGAAGAATATTATCAAACCATTAATATGGTGCTTGATCATAAGCCAGATATAATTATTGATGACGGAGCTGACATGATTATGGTTCTTCACAATGAACGAACCGATGTTTTAAAACACATAATGGGGGCTTGTGAAGAAACAACCACTGGAGTTCATAGATTAGAATCAATGCACAAGGATGGAGCTTTAAAATTCCCAGTTGTAGCGGTTAATGATGCATATACTAAATATTTATTTGATAATAGATATGGAACTGGTCAATCTAGTTTTGATGCAATTATGGGAACTACAAATATGATAATTGCAGGCAAAAGTGTTGTAATCTGTGGTTATGGTTGGTGTGGAAGAGGATTAGCACTTCGAGCTGCTGGATTGGGGGCAAATGTTATTGTAACTGAAGTTGATCCAATAAGGGCTCTTGAAGCAAGAATGGATGGTTACAGAGTAATGACTATAAGACAAGCTGTAAAAGAAGCTGATTTAATAATTACTGTTACTGGAAATGCTGATATTATCAATGGTGATGACTTTAAATATATGAAAGATGGTTGTATGCTAGCTAATGCAGGCCATTTTAATGTGGAAATTAATAGGCCAGATTTAGAAGCACAATCAACTTCTGTAAAAGAAGTTAGAGAAAGTATTGAAGAATTTACATTAAAAGATGGTAAAAAAATCTATTTACTTGCTGATGGTAGATTAGTTAATTTATCAGCAGCTAGAGGCCAAGGTCATCCTGCTGAAATTATGGATATGAGTTTTGCTGTTCAAGCATTATCTGCAAAGTTTATTCTTAATAATGATTTGCCTGTTGGAGTTATAAAAGCTCCTGATGAAATTGATTATAATGTAGCTAGTTTAAAACTTAAGGCTATGGGTATTGAAATTGATACATTGACTGATAGGCAAAAAGAATACATGTCAAATTGGCAAGAAGGAACATGA
- a CDS encoding aldo/keto reductase, translated as MLYRKLGKTNENISILGLGNEIPINESENIFKYAIDNGVNFIETSNNSQIGEFLKENDYRDEILIQAKLDSKNFKNDLNEKLRKLNTDYIDIYQIRLTGPDFNELKELNLLDFLDNILSNGTVKHLGFEAYMEMDYLVEILDDYPKFEIVTSQMSYIDEHYRAGTQGLEHLKNLNLGSIVKNPLRNNCLIENIPIEIKELFDYSDIKRTPLEWALQYIWNRDDVHCLINNIKSLENLKEHIEVASRSYVNSFSENDCEIIRAVAIEYWQHKGNMCDICNHCLPCPQGVNIPYCFREYNVAKMLNNPQASAKYYFELLEDGTRADSCTMCEECEHLCPQMINIAEELQKVNECFEGD; from the coding sequence ATGTTATATAGAAAATTGGGAAAAACAAATGAAAATATTTCTATTCTGGGTTTAGGAAATGAAATTCCAATAAATGAAAGTGAAAATATATTTAAATATGCTATTGACAATGGGGTTAATTTTATAGAAACTTCTAATAATAGCCAAATTGGAGAATTCTTAAAGGAAAATGATTATAGAGATGAAATTTTAATTCAAGCCAAACTTGATTCAAAAAACTTTAAAAATGATTTAAACGAAAAACTTAGAAAACTCAATACTGATTATATTGATATTTATCAAATAAGATTAACTGGTCCTGATTTTAATGAATTAAAAGAATTAAATCTCTTAGACTTTTTAGATAATATTTTATCCAATGGTACTGTAAAACATTTAGGATTTGAAGCTTATATGGAAATGGATTATTTAGTGGAAATCTTAGATGATTATCCTAAATTTGAAATTGTTACAAGCCAAATGAGTTATATTGATGAGCATTATAGAGCAGGTACTCAAGGACTTGAACATTTAAAAAACTTAAACCTAGGAAGTATTGTTAAAAATCCTTTAAGAAATAACTGTTTAATTGAAAATATTCCAATAGAAATTAAAGAATTATTTGACTATTCAGATATTAAACGAACTCCTCTCGAATGGGCACTTCAATATATCTGGAATAGAGATGATGTTCATTGCCTTATAAATAACATTAAAAGTTTGGAAAATCTAAAAGAACATATAGAAGTTGCTTCAAGAAGTTATGTTAATTCATTTAGTGAAAATGATTGTGAAATCATTAGAGCCGTAGCAATAGAATATTGGCAACATAAAGGAAACATGTGTGATATTTGTAATCACTGTTTACCTTGTCCTCAAGGAGTTAATATTCCGTATTGTTTTAGAGAATACAATGTGGCAAAAATGTTAAACAATCCCCAAGCTAGTGCTAAATATTATTTTGAATTGCTTGAAGATGGAACAAGAGCAGATAGTTGTACAATGTGTGAGGAATGTGAACATTTATGCCCTCAAATGATAAATATTGCTGAAGAACTCCAAAAAGTTAATGAATGCTTTGAAGGTGATTAA
- the fen gene encoding flap endonuclease-1 — MGVKLKDIIKAESINFKDLEGRTVSIDAFNTLYQFLSTIRQQDGRPLTDENGNITSHLSGILYRNSSMIEKGIKPIYVFDGTPTDLKRETIAKRREIRDESEKIYKEALARNDTKTASKYAKRSSKLSPDIIESSKKLLTLMGIPYIEAKGEGEAQAAYLVSKGDAWAVASQDYDCLLFGAKRVIRNLAVNSNLGNLEYYELKKVLSSLNITQEELIDMGILIGTDFCEGLKGVGAKTALKLAKNNQLKEKIAELQKETTHDLKEVHDIFLNHEVNTDYKIKFEKVKQDKLIEFLCYEHGFSQDRVIKASDKLKNLSSNQGSLDAWF; from the coding sequence ATGGGTGTTAAACTAAAAGACATAATTAAAGCAGAATCAATTAATTTTAAAGATTTAGAAGGAAGAACAGTTTCTATTGATGCATTCAATACTCTTTATCAATTTTTATCAACAATTAGGCAACAAGATGGGCGACCATTAACTGATGAAAATGGAAATATTACCTCCCATTTAAGTGGAATATTATATAGAAATTCTTCAATGATTGAAAAAGGCATTAAACCCATTTATGTCTTTGATGGAACACCAACTGATTTAAAACGTGAAACAATAGCTAAAAGAAGAGAAATTAGAGATGAATCTGAGAAGATTTATAAAGAAGCATTAGCTAGAAATGACACTAAAACTGCCAGTAAATATGCAAAAAGATCATCAAAATTGTCTCCCGATATTATTGAATCATCTAAAAAATTATTAACTCTCATGGGAATACCATATATTGAAGCTAAAGGGGAAGGAGAAGCTCAAGCAGCTTATTTGGTTTCAAAAGGAGATGCATGGGCTGTGGCATCGCAAGACTATGATTGTCTTTTATTTGGAGCTAAAAGAGTAATTAGAAATTTAGCCGTTAATTCTAATTTAGGAAATTTAGAATATTATGAATTGAAAAAAGTACTATCCTCACTAAACATTACTCAAGAAGAGCTTATTGATATGGGAATTTTAATTGGAACAGATTTTTGTGAAGGTCTAAAAGGTGTTGGTGCTAAAACTGCACTAAAATTAGCTAAAAATAATCAATTAAAAGAAAAAATAGCCGAACTTCAAAAAGAAACAACACATGATTTAAAAGAAGTTCATGACATCTTCTTAAACCATGAAGTTAATACAGATTATAAAATAAAATTCGAAAAAGTAAAACAAGACAAACTTATTGAATTTTTATGTTATGAACATGGATTTTCACAAGATCGAGTAATTAAAGCATCAGATAAACTTAAAAATTTAAGTTCAAATCAAGGGAGTTTAGATGCTTGGTTTTAA
- a CDS encoding HesA/MoeB/ThiF family protein has product MPTRYIGDGYWEIASRQMSIVSRSEQERFKNGKITVIGCGGIGGQTIEMLARMGIGELVLIDEDIFDISNLNRQSLSSLNNIGLEKSVVAKEKVRLINPYVKVTNYTEHISDENINEIINDSDIVIDALDNVLTRVIASRTAKEKEIPYIHGALHGTLGQVTVFMPENKITYEKMFNLASDGKQLTDDILKSLNELTSKVPPVIGPTANILGCLEAFEAFKFLTGIGKLTIAPKMLSFDLLDLSSFKLQEI; this is encoded by the coding sequence ATGCCAACAAGATATATTGGTGATGGATACTGGGAAATTGCAAGTCGTCAAATGAGTATTGTAAGCAGAAGTGAGCAAGAAAGATTTAAAAATGGAAAAATTACAGTTATTGGTTGTGGTGGAATTGGTGGGCAGACAATTGAAATGTTAGCAAGAATGGGAATTGGTGAGCTTGTTCTTATTGATGAAGACATATTTGACATATCTAACCTCAATCGACAATCATTATCTAGTTTAAATAATATTGGTCTTGAAAAAAGTGTTGTTGCAAAAGAAAAAGTTAGGTTAATCAATCCTTATGTTAAAGTAACTAATTATACAGAACACATCAGTGATGAAAACATCAATGAAATTATCAATGACTCAGATATTGTAATTGATGCTCTTGATAATGTTTTAACAAGAGTAATCGCCTCAAGAACAGCTAAAGAAAAAGAAATCCCCTATATACATGGAGCATTACATGGAACATTAGGTCAAGTTACCGTATTTATGCCAGAAAATAAAATTACTTATGAAAAAATGTTTAACTTAGCATCTGATGGTAAACAATTAACAGATGATATTTTAAAATCTTTAAATGAACTAACATCCAAAGTACCACCGGTTATCGGACCTACAGCCAATATACTTGGATGTTTAGAAGCATTTGAAGCTTTTAAATTTTTAACAGGGATTGGAAAACTTACGATTGCACCTAAAATGTTAAGTTTCGATTTATTAGATTTATCTTCCTTTAAGTTACAAGAGATTTAA
- a CDS encoding DUF2119 domain-containing protein, producing the protein MSYFRYIDNGEGPIKLFIGGLHGNEGKTSIKFLKRIKTKDLSNGQFYFYNFDKSKYVSTIKQEYYESEIGSKILELINYFDPDFYTELHCYNLKNYDNLISMERYRKFGVPPLIKLENHVLISSVSPLIRLTYFSTDTVCKTLEFPCIEKLDNDVIKEFGFNKKLSIESYENLLKLILKSPSREYFEKEMMKRYALQANLAIEYAKKVFGEDFPPY; encoded by the coding sequence ATGTCTTATTTTAGATACATTGATAATGGTGAAGGCCCAATTAAGTTATTTATTGGGGGGCTTCATGGAAATGAAGGTAAAACTTCAATAAAATTTTTAAAAAGAATTAAAACCAAAGATTTGTCTAATGGTCAATTTTATTTTTATAATTTTGATAAATCAAAGTATGTTTCAACAATTAAACAGGAATATTATGAATCTGAAATAGGTTCAAAGATTTTAGAGTTAATTAATTATTTTGATCCTGATTTTTACACAGAACTTCATTGTTATAACTTAAAAAATTATGATAATTTAATTTCAATGGAAAGATATAGGAAATTTGGAGTTCCACCTTTGATTAAATTGGAAAATCATGTTTTAATTTCATCTGTTTCACCATTAATTAGATTAACATATTTTTCAACCGATACAGTTTGTAAAACTTTGGAATTTCCATGCATTGAAAAATTAGACAACGATGTGATTAAAGAATTTGGATTTAATAAGAAATTATCTATTGAATCTTATGAGAATTTATTAAAATTAATCTTAAAATCTCCTTCAAGAGAGTATTTTGAAAAAGAAATGATGAAAAGATATGCTCTTCAAGCTAATTTAGCTATTGAATATGCAAAAAAAGTCTTTGGTGAGGATTTTCCTCCTTATTAA
- a CDS encoding chorismate--pyruvate lyase family protein, giving the protein MTFRKNDANKRLIEKIDELENSYTKNFSNTQKILLTTDGSITAILDVLYGKITLSTLEQHFEDADEYHANLLNCNIGDKINYREVIMHKGDMPLIYAISHIPLSRLSDEVCADLVRADIPIGRILKNYNYESRREINNIYIEKPNEKLKKLFNTDEDMLTRDYVIIHNGEILMWIKEIFPVSHFTNI; this is encoded by the coding sequence ATGACATTTAGAAAAAACGATGCCAACAAAAGACTCATTGAAAAAATAGATGAACTTGAAAATAGCTATACTAAAAACTTTTCAAATACTCAAAAAATTCTTTTAACAACAGATGGATCTATTACTGCTATTTTAGATGTATTATACGGTAAAATTACGTTATCTACCTTAGAGCAACATTTTGAGGATGCAGATGAATATCATGCAAATTTATTAAATTGTAACATTGGAGATAAAATCAATTATAGGGAAGTTATAATGCATAAAGGTGATATGCCTTTAATATATGCTATATCTCATATTCCATTATCTAGATTAAGTGATGAAGTCTGTGCTGATTTAGTAAGAGCAGATATACCTATTGGAAGAATTTTAAAAAATTATAATTATGAATCTAGACGTGAGATTAATAACATATACATTGAAAAGCCTAATGAAAAATTAAAAAAATTATTCAACACAGATGAAGATATGTTAACTCGAGACTATGTTATTATTCACAATGGGGAAATTTTAATGTGGATTAAAGAAATATTTCCAGTTAGCCACTTTACAAATATTTAA